The Apium graveolens cultivar Ventura chromosome 3, ASM990537v1, whole genome shotgun sequence sequence tccctaacaatgcaacaagaattacagaaggggggttgaatggaattcttgaaactttttcttggtttaaaagtgttctaacttaaaatatatatatctgtgtgaattgatttgcaaagtgcggaataataacttgacttcatttcatttatacagaattacaagacatcatctatgtataattaatcaacctattttgcatatgtaattaaagtcaacatgacctgagtgctactacagaatctaaacaaggtgtatgcagaaatgtgctacaggctcattattacacaagctactcactcgatggataattagttatcatctgtcgggactatattgagtcatccgtcgggactatattcattatccgtcgagtgctacatttttcactaagtaaaatctactaaggtgttttgttaatgaaatcatcaagttcacaacatattcacaacagacTCTGAGTTGGTTATAAATCAAGTCAACGGAGGTTTCCAAGCCCGGGGACCTCAGACAGAGTTATGTATAAGATGTGCGCAGCGTCTATTGGAAAAGTTTGGAAGTGCCAGGCTAGAAGGTGTTCCAAGGGAAGAAAAAAGTAACGCAGATGCTTTGGCAAATATGGGGTCGCAAATGGATAGCATCCAACTTGGGAAAATTCCTTTGGGAATCCAAGAAATCCCAAGTGTTCCAGAGGTAGGGGTGTTCCAGACACAGGAGATCCCGCGAGAAAATTGGATGACCCCCATTCATAACTATATTCGAATGGGAGCTTTGCTAGAAGATAAGCTACAGGCTCGACGCCTTCGCTACCAGGCTGCTAAGTATGTTGAATATGATGGGGTATTATACAAGAGAGGATTTAACCAACCACTGTTACGCTGCATGGACCTagaagaaggaaattatatcCTCAGGGAGGTGCACGAAGGGATTTATGGCAATAACTCGAGGGGTGGTTCGTTGGCATTAAAAGTCCCGAGGAAAGGATATTACTGGCCAAATATGAAAGAAGATGCCTTCAAGTTTGTTCGGGCTTGTGACCATTGCCAGCGATTCACTAATTATTCCAATGCCTCGGCAACGTCTATTACTTCATTGGCAAGCCCTTGGccttttgccatgtggggaatcgATCTCATTGGAGAGTTGCCCAAAGCAAATGGGGGGAGTGAAATATGCTGTGGTGGCTgttgattactttactaaatgggcggaGACCATGCCACTGGCCACGATCACGACAAAGAAGATAAAGGACTTCATTTTCAACTCCATAGTCTGCAGGTTCGGTATTCCATACAAACTCATCTCGGATAATGGGAATCAGTTTGACAGTAAAGAGCTAAGGAAGCTTTGTGAAGACTTGGACATCAAGAATGATTTTTCCGCGGTCTATCACCCGTAAAGCAATGGTCAGACAGAAGCTATAAACAAAATCATTAAGCACACTTTGAAGGATAAGTTGGAAGAAAAGAAGGGAGATTGGCCAGAGGAGATGCCCATGGTCATTTGGTCTTACAACATAACTCCTAGATCAACCACAGGAGAGACCCCATTTTTGCTGACTTATGGGTACGAGGATATGGTTCCCGTGGAGGTAGGTGCCGGATCTATACGAAGAGACttgtttgttgaagaagatgcagAAGTAAACCAAAGGCTCCACCTGGATTCCTAGACAAAGCCCTAATGAACTCTCAATTAAAGCTTGCTGCATATCAGCAGAGAATTGTGAGGTATTTTAATAAGAAGGTAAAGTCCGTGCCATTCAAGGTGGGAGATCTTGTGTTACCAAAGGTCATGCCAAACACCAAAATAGCTCAGCATGGAGTGCTTGGAGccaattgggaaggaccatacaaaaTCAAGGCTATACTATGGAAGGGAACCTATCGCTTGGAAGATTTGGATGGCAAGCTTGTTCCCCGAGCTTGGAATGTGGAGCATTTATGAAAGTATTATCAGTAGGATGTGACTTTGGCCCCCTCATTTTTATGATCAGTTCCTATGTAATAGActagtagcaaataaattcctcATAGCCTAGGGGGGGGGGTTGTATACATGACTATGAACCTTGGAACTAGCAAAGGatgaaaattttaaataatttccccacaaagcatagtagccatgggactggtgtaATTCTCGCACTAGAGCGCATTATCAATAAAAATGAAAAGTTGattcaaaattattttggttTCTTGGCCTACAAACTGTGAGAAAAACTCAGGGCGCGCCCTGATAACAAAGTCCATAATATGGAAAAAGTTATTTATGATACAGAAGATACCCATGATATAAAAACTCCATTATTATAGGAGATATGCCTTCTAAACTGAAAGTTGTAAAATTTGCTATCTAAGAAAATCTTAGAAACCAGAGGCGCGCCCTATGGTAAGTCACGCCCATTTTAAAAAATTGTTAATTCATGGTTGCAAAAACACGCCCTAAAAATATGCCTTCAAAATTCTACACAAAAGAATAAAGGTGTATGGTTGTTTGGAAAATGCTAACAACCTAAATAAATCTAGGCGCGCCCTAAAGGTAGAGGCGCCTTAAAGTTCTATCCTTGAAAAGAAAGTTTTTTCATTGTCTTGTTTATAGGGGCGCGCCCTCAGTATTGATGCTTAGATAAATTTTGCAGAAAACTACTTGATAAGAAAGGTAAAGATAAATGAAACATTAAACAAGGAGTAGCGAAACATAAGTCATACAACTTTGCACAACATCAAAAGAGCATTGGCTCCTCAAAGTATTAGAAGACTCGGCTCAAAGGTGCTTTAAACATTTAAGCAGATCAGGGCGCGCCCTGATTTTCACCAGTAAGAGGAATGGATTGGAGAGGAGTCGAGGGATCAACTTCAGTCACGTCCTTTTCGGGCTCATCAATAGGCGTGCCCTCAGCTTCCTCCAACCCAAGCTCAATCCTTTTTTCTTTGATCTCATTGCCAAACTCTTAATTGAATTCTGCCATCTCTGCAGCGGTTTCTTCGCCAAACTTCTCAAAGCCATACTCAGGATCGTTCGCCACGAACCCTATCCTGTAGAAGTGAAAACCATTAGCGAAGGCTTCATCTGTGATGATCCTACCTTCCTCCAGCCAGCCATTCCTTTCCTGATCTGCAAGGTATTCTATCCTCGCTTTTGCTTCAGCCAGTTCTGCATGAAGAGATTATGCCTTCTTGTTGGCAATTTCAAGCTGGGAGATTGAATTTGAGACTTCACCCTTGAGGAAAGCTATTTCGGAGTCCTTGGTTTTGATGTCCTTGGAATGGAGGAAATCCTTGTCTTTGAGAGTATTCTGCAGAATGTTATTGTCTCCCTGAAGCCTCTCCAGGTGTGCCTTCTCCTCTAAAAGCTTGTCCACCACTTGATTAGAATGAATGAACAATTGGCAAGATGCTTTAATGGACGCTTTAGTGGTGTCCTCCAAACTCATGGCTTGCCACTGCTCCACTTCTTCATCTGTAACATGAAGAGAGCCTAGTGGGCCAAGATAATTTAGGGCAgctttttaaattccatttctCAGCAGCTACTCTGAGAAAAGCTTCAGCCCACCTTTTAGGCGCACCTTCAAGAGCTTTCACCACTGGTTTGTCTAAAGGAGAAAGAGGGCTATAAGAATTAAGTAAAAAATGAAAATGGGAAAAATGAAAGAGAAGGCGCGTCCTTACTTGGGGATGTATTGAACTGAATCCTTATCCTTGGAACATCATAAAAGTAGAAGAAGTTTTCTTCCCAGCCCTTCTAATGGCTAAGTTTCCCGGAAGAAAACCATTTTTATTGTGCTGTTTATCGGCCACCAAGTAATAATACCCGTGGTCAGATTTCCTTAGGCTAAAAAAATGACTCACCTCGGCCATTGTGGGCTGGGGAAAGCCTAAATCCGTGTAAAGGATGAACAAAGCGAGGACAAATTTGTAGCTGTTGGGAGAAAGTTGGAGTGGAGCTACATCATAAAGCTCGATCACCTCCCTAAGAAAGGGGTGCAGAGGCGCGCCCACTCCAAGTAAAACCAGCTTAGGGCTGGTCACCATTCTGGGAATCCTAAAGTTCTTTCCATAGTTAAAAATATGGGGCCACATCATGCTGAGAGGGCGCGCCCATATACCTTCTATATCATAATACTTCATGAGCCACCCTAACTGGTTATCTGAGCAGGCTGAAGGGAGTCCAACACAGAATAGCTTGCCATGCTCTTTCCTAGAAGCGTTTCTTCACAGCTTTGGTGCATGGCTCGAATTCATTCCAATCAAAGTCCAACTCACTATCAGAAACTTCTCAGTATTGAAAAGGGATGGAAGAAGGATCAGAAGAAGTAGAGAACTGAAGGGTGTCCTCATCAAAAAAGTTGCTCTCATCACGGAGAGGCGAGGAGTTTTCTTCAGACGCGCCCTCTGATTGTTGGGAAAAGGGTGTGCCCTGAGATTGCTATAGAGAAGGACTTGGGGGAATGGCCTTATAGGAAACTTTAGAAGGCCCTACCCCTACATTCACACTGATTTCAACGCCCCTATACGTATCGGCATTCAACCTTTCCAACCAATCATCGTCATCTAACTCTGTGTTAACAGGAGCTGGGGATCTATCTTTTTGGATCAGCTTCTATTTTCCCCTCCTTTGACTCAAAGTGACGTGGTCTTAGGAGTCATCTGATGATTCTTCCATAATATCGCTAACTTTGAATTCTATAATAAGGCGCGCCTCTAGCTCCAAAAAGTGAAGAGTTCTGTGTGCGTCCGGGAAGTCTGGTATGAAAGAAATAAGAGGAGGAGAGTAGATCCCTAACTTGGTGCAAAATTCCTTAAAAGGATGAAAAGGAGAGGACGTGCCCTCGTCTTCCAGTTGTCAAGAAAACCAAATAAATATTGAGGGCCCGTCTAATATAAAAGGATGGGAGGAGGCAGTATAGAGGAAACAAACAAACAAATAATGAAGGACCTGAGTATCCCCTATAATTGGAATGGCCCATGATTAATTATTTTAGGGCGCGTCCTAGGCTAGGAAGGCCTGTCCTATCAAGGATGAGGTCCATGTATTCTGCTATAAAGGGTGAGCGCTAGGATATGGGAAGTGATCATTAGGATGGCGCGTCTTAAAACAGGGAGATGTACGAATTACGATCTAGTTAAACTACTGATGACACGCCTCAGATGAATGAGGGGGCGCGCCCTAAACAGGTCTCGCGAGATATATGCtcttaaatttaattaaaaataaggAATAAACGGTTGAGATTCTTAGAAACACCAATTTGAGAGTTAAACTCTATGATTTTGGATCTAAGATTCAAGGATTCAACTATACATACACAGATATACACACCATTTCATGCATACAACATCAAGAACAGTTAAGGAAGATGAACATACACCAAACACATGCAACACAATAAACGTGATGTAACTTGAAAAGAAGAAGAGTTCTGTGTACCTTTTTAGTTAGCGGAGAAGATTAACCGGAAAAATTGAAGAAATGGTGAAGTTAACACCGATTCTGAGCAGATGTATCTCTCCCCGGCGTGGTGGGGTTTGGAGAAGAGTAAAGtaagagagagagtaaaagtaaaaaGTAAAAGAAAGGATATGACTGGTATTTATAGCTGAGAAAGTGACAGCTGTTAAAACAAATTACATCAATCACGTCGATCACGATTCCCGAATAACTAGGGGAACCgtttcaaattatttaaaattccagGATGCGCCCTCTGGAAGGTGCACCTTATTTGACTATTACAGTAATCTGAATAATTGGAACTTTAAAAGCATACCCTATTTAGGGCGCGCCCTGAAAAATAGTATTGATAAATATGTTTATACAAATTTTGATAAAGATGAGTAagaaattccaatcccatttccaatgacatatggaatttgggggtagttattatgcccaaaaattggtataaacaatattcagattgaGATTAATAAAATAGTCGAAACTGAGGAACAAGCGCCTAAAATTAAGGAACATATAAGATTACTTTCCTTGTGGAAGGAAAACAGGCACGCCCTATGTGTAGGCAGGACGCGCCCTACATTATGGATGGCTGATGAAAAAGTTGCTGTAAATACACCCCATGTATAAGGAGGCGCACTCTCATCATAGAGAGGAGGCGCGGCCAATTACTTGGTAGGAAGGTGAGAAAATCTCTGGCAGATGTTCACTAATGATAAATCTTAGGGCGCGTTATAAGTGAGTAGAATGTCTTGAAAATGACTTTAACATGGATGCTTGGATGGATTCCTTGGATGATTCGAGGAAGagggagattattattactaacctatttggtgcaggtactctattgaagaactcctttctgtagcacatctacaggaaggcggtgtccgtggtcagagacctccaggggtatgcttGGACGGAAgacctcctcctgtagtcaatgagtatcctcattggggatgtggggtaaattatggtgtgtgctttgggagctctgtctctgtagtcaatgggtgtcctcgttgggagactttggaaTATCCAGCACTTTGCAgccaaaagcttgggatcacttgtcctataatctggtaggggctccttatccgagagacaaggatgcgtccaacatttggggtgaaaCACGGCTATACCCGCGTCCACGGATTAGAGAAatagctggtagcggagggttatccttggccagggagatgccttattcatgaagtctcgaagccgcggacgagccttgggcctttgtggttgggcctcatcggcggacattcctaaagctagtagaagatgGTTTCCAGTGAGTTTTTCATTGGGCCtcgggacaagagatctaagcccattaggtttcttgttccccaagaactacgttggcttgattccctataaatagggatacatAGGCAAATTataaggggtcagaagcgagagcgcaaaggagccaccgctaaccctaagcaatctcagccaccaataaccaccaccaccaaacactgttcatcaaATTCACCaattactgttcacgtttccgacgaagaaccaccatcacagatcttgtttccggctacgaacctcatacattgttgctcccaaattcctccaTCAACATTTATGTATGTTTTTTATGAGCTGGTTTTTGAACAGATTGGTATACTGAGAAACTGTGATGAAGAATTGGTTGCATAAAAATGGTGCGCTGTAGACCTTAATACAAACTGCATGAATGCAAAAATTCCATAACTCATTTTGTTATCTAATAAATGTTGTTAATTTTATTGTGAACTATATTACATTTCTAATATATTATTGTTATAAGACTGTAGTAATATTTCAGGAGACTTGTGAATTTCCTCTTATTTAAATCTGGACTAATAATTTATTTGAATAAAGTATTTTGCATAATTTTCTAGTTTAAATACTGAAAAAATATAAAACCCGATTAACTTGATCCAATATATTAATAATAGGGTTGTGTTAGACATATATTTTTAAGTTAACCGGTCAAATTTTTATAAACCAAGTAAATTGGGTTGTATCGTTTTTTACCTCAAACGCGACCGACCCAACCCGTGTTCACCCCTAGTTGATAGTGTCATTAGGGACGAGTCTGAAACTTTCATATAAGCTAGGTGTCGAAGAGTTGAAGTGCGGTTCAGTCCAAGAGAAGCTGAGGCAATTGGGCTGAAAGAGGCTTATCATGGGTAAAGAATTTGAATATTGAGAAATGT is a genomic window containing:
- the LOC141713999 gene encoding uncharacterized protein LOC141713999; the protein is MGGDHATGHDHDKEDKGLHFQLHSLQTEAINKIIKHTLKDKLEEKKGDWPEEMPMVIWSYNITPRSTTGETPFLLTYGYEDMVPVELAAYQQRIVRYFNKKVKSVPFKVGDLVLPKVMPNTKIAQHGVLGANWEGPYKIKAILWKGTYRLEDLDGKLVPRAWNVEHL